TGAAGTGACTGCTGCTGAAATTTATAAAAGGCAGATGGAATCATCTTCCTGCCAAGCGATAAAAAAAGAAATCACAGATGCCTACCGAAATGAAAGAAATCACATAGAGGATTTAAAAAGAAAAATCATAGAAAAAGGGAAGAGACATTCACCCTTTTCATATCTATTTACTATTGGTGGTTTCTTTCTCGGCCTTTTCAGCTCTCTTTCAGGCCTAAAAAGGGCTCTCAGAATGAATATCTCTTTAGAACAAAAGGCCGTTTTGGACTATGAAAAAACTCTAAATACCACACCCTTTGATCCTGAAACAAAAGCCTTGATCGAAAGAATCCTTATGGATGAAGAGAAGCATATAGAACTTTGGAAGGAGTTACTTAGAGAGCTATAAATAGGAAGAAATCTTTCTAAGAAAAATTTTTTAATCGGTATTAATCATATTAATCATCTCGCGCAGTTTGCCGAAACTCTTTTTATCAAACCTCAAGACAAGGCGGGGCAAATCTGGATATTCTCCATTCTGAATCTCCTCCTCAAGGGCGCCTCTTTGCTCTATATTTCTATCAAGTAAAATGTCCTGAAAACCCTCTTTTAAATCTCTTATCTTATCTTCTGAAAGCATACAGTTGAGGCGGAGTACTGTTAAATCACCAATATACCTTAGTGAATGATAAACCCTGTAAAATCTTACAATCTCTTCTACTGCAGCGTCTGCCTCACTTACTAACCTCAAAAGCTTAAGATCATTTTCCAGGATATATTTATTATGTAACACACCCTTATGAAGAAATTCGAGGTATTTCTCCCAATAACCAAACCCCTTGGGCTCTATCAGGATAATCGGTCTTGGCAGGGTCTTTCCTGTCTGAAAGAGAGTCAAGGTTTCAAAACCCTCATCATTAGTACCAAAACCGCCAGGAAAGAGAACCGTAGCATTCGATTCTTTAATAAAGATAAGCTTTCTGGTGAAAAAGTATTTAAAATTTATGAGCTTTGAATC
This DNA window, taken from Nitrospinota bacterium, encodes the following:
- a CDS encoding demethoxyubiquinone hydroxylase family protein; translated protein: MTEKDIVKSLKRMHRFEVTAAEIYKRQMESSSCQAIKKEITDAYRNERNHIEDLKRKIIEKGKRHSPFSYLFTIGGFFLGLFSSLSGLKRALRMNISLEQKAVLDYEKTLNTTPFDPETKALIERILMDEEKHIELWKELLREL
- a CDS encoding TIGR00730 family Rossman fold protein → MKEKIESTYNTGLEEYDTLIKKLAELCALPEDKTLIQEILTTAVKLGLEKADHGDLKLINSALKELRYSFKVFSLYRNVKKVAIFGSTRTKKESPEYELAEEFARKIVTHGFMVITGAGSGIMEAANKGAGKDKSFGVNIRLPFGQKPNPYIANDDSKLINFKYFFTRKLIFIKESNATVLFPGGFGTNDEGFETLTLFQTGKTLPRPIILIEPKGFGYWEKYLEFLHKGVLHNKYILENDLKLLRLVSEADAAVEEIVRFYRVYHSLRYIGDLTVLRLNCMLSEDKIRDLKEGFQDILLDRNIEQRGALEEEIQNGEYPDLPRLVLRFDKKSFGKLREMINMINTD